CGCCGGCGTCTCGTTCGAAGGGCGCCAGGACGTCATCGCCGGATTGCGCGCGGGGCTGCCGCTCGAACTCCACCGGCAACGCGACAACCCGTACGACGCCAACGCGATCGCGGTGCATTACGGCCAGCTCCAGCTCGGATTTATCAACCGGCAGATGGCCGCGCACATCGCGCCGCTGATCGACGCGGGCGCCGTCTACAGCGCGCGCGTCGCCTCGGTCACCGGCCCGGCCGCGGGCGCGCGGGGAGACGAGCGCAATCGCGGCGTCAACATCTTCGTCGAGCGCGAGGTCGCGGTGCGATCGCCGCGCAGAGAAGACGGAACGCGCGTCGATCGCGGCGATGCGCCGGCGACGGCCGAGCTCGTGCGCGCCGCGTTGATCGGCGCGTCGCAACCGCATCCGGCACAGCAGGCCGTGCTCGAGCGCGTGAACGCCGGGAAGCGCACGCTCGCGGTGCTCGGTACCGGGCGCGGCAAGTCGTTCTGCTTTCAATTCTCTGCCGCGATGCGCGCCTTTGCCGGCGGCGGGAAGACGCTGGTCGTCTATCCGCTGCGCGCGCTTGCCAACGATCAATACGAGGC
The window above is part of the Candidatus Binatia bacterium genome. Proteins encoded here:
- a CDS encoding DEAD/DEAH box helicase, which produces MRAGLPLELHRQRDNPYDANAIAVHYGQLQLGFINRQMAAHIAPLIDAGAVYSARVASVTGPAAGARGDERNRGVNIFVEREVAVRSPRREDGTRVDRGDAPATAELVRAALIGASQPHPAQQAVLERVNAGKRTLAVLGTGRGKSFCFQFSAAMRAFAGGGKTLVVYPLRALANDQYEALRRTLDPLGLRFYRANGSIDNQEREELFEVLREGAWDVVLATPEFLEFHQDALRGKSAPSFAVVDEAHHLHESRHRPAYARLAETLASLGNPQVLALTATAGDDAFRRIVDELEIEAWVIDPTVRENLNVVDARGTRDKIGYLTDLFGPRASER